The proteins below come from a single Spirochaetia bacterium 38H-sp genomic window:
- a CDS encoding OmpA family protein, which translates to MVMFKRFLCVVCFSFISFFAFSIDFAYGLAAGQMYRVVGLVEETVSVGGQSYFARVLNKSSISVEKAEGNRVFCKAVYVTAEEFSGLSLSVFNKQEDSVSEYWIDRLGNMEIDDSYRYPIVRNVPLFPGRELEAGDVWSASGYEVHYFDELGIKEPFKFPVNVSYIYVGPVSVDGNVLHRFDAEYPVFYRRKAEVSSPDAPVEIRGYSRQEHYWDVERGMDMFYREEFYFALVLNNGAVFEFDGKANAKVVWASPLDKAAVVDAVEKDIDRLDVPDASVESTEEGVKITLDNIRFPPDSAVLLPSEQDKLKKIAEILRKYPDRDLKIAGHTALAGTAEGRQKLSIERARAVAEFLLSLGVRSPEQMLIEGYGATRPVASNATEEGRKKNRRVEIIILEN; encoded by the coding sequence ATGGTTATGTTTAAGCGTTTTCTGTGTGTTGTGTGTTTTTCTTTTATTTCTTTTTTTGCTTTTTCTATTGATTTTGCTTATGGGCTTGCGGCGGGTCAAATGTACCGTGTTGTAGGGCTTGTGGAAGAGACTGTATCTGTGGGTGGACAGTCTTATTTTGCGCGTGTTCTCAATAAGAGTTCTATTTCTGTAGAGAAGGCCGAGGGAAATAGGGTTTTTTGCAAAGCTGTTTATGTTACGGCAGAGGAGTTCTCGGGACTTTCTCTTTCTGTGTTTAATAAGCAGGAGGATAGTGTAAGTGAGTACTGGATAGATAGGCTTGGAAATATGGAGATAGATGATTCTTATCGTTATCCTATTGTGAGGAATGTTCCTCTTTTCCCTGGAAGAGAATTGGAGGCTGGTGATGTGTGGTCTGCAAGCGGATATGAGGTGCACTATTTTGATGAGTTGGGTATAAAGGAGCCTTTTAAGTTTCCTGTTAATGTGAGTTATATTTATGTGGGGCCTGTTTCTGTGGATGGCAATGTTTTGCACCGGTTTGATGCAGAGTATCCTGTGTTTTATAGGAGAAAGGCTGAGGTTTCCAGTCCTGATGCTCCTGTTGAGATACGGGGATATTCTCGTCAGGAGCATTATTGGGATGTTGAGCGTGGTATGGATATGTTTTATAGGGAGGAGTTTTATTTTGCTCTTGTTCTCAACAATGGTGCTGTTTTTGAGTTTGATGGTAAGGCTAATGCAAAGGTGGTATGGGCAAGTCCTCTGGATAAGGCAGCTGTTGTGGATGCTGTGGAAAAGGATATAGACAGGCTTGATGTGCCCGATGCTTCTGTTGAGAGCACGGAGGAAGGGGTAAAGATTACTCTTGATAATATTAGGTTCCCTCCTGATTCTGCTGTGCTTTTACCGTCAGAACAGGATAAGTTAAAGAAGATTGCTGAAATTTTGCGTAAGTATCCAGACAGGGATCTTAAGATTGCAGGACATACTGCGCTTGCTGGTACTGCTGAGGGTAGACAGAAGTTGTCTATAGAGCGGGCAAGGGCTGTCGCTGAGTTTTTGCTGTCTCTTGGGGTAAGGTCTCCCGAGCAGATGCTGATAGAGGGGTACGGTGCAACGCGTCCTGTTGCAAGCAATGCGACAGAAGAAGGTAGAAAGAAAAATCGTCGTGTTGAGATTATTATTCTTGAGAACTAG
- a CDS encoding CBS domain-containing protein, producing the protein MKLSSYLYPEYIKLDSAVSDFDQAALMLLDSVKSLIKEKNTQELLTLVKEREKQAPTVFDDGLCVPHLRLDNFDDHIIAICIPKEPFIYAEKTVKIMVMIISSKAKPSSYLNTLSGIAKLIKNQQIRQKLLDTKNADQLINIIKENDIEVEKGITVADIMSDKVIAVQEETSLKEVIDLFVKNHTSFIPVTDNHNTLLGEIRMFDILQIGLPQYTSMIGNLRFLKSFEPFEELLKKEEQLKAKDIMKKPHPLVNPDTSIIELAFEISREQRRHVAVVTKDNKLAGVVSIMDILDKVLRV; encoded by the coding sequence ATGAAACTTTCTAGTTATCTGTATCCCGAGTACATCAAGCTAGACTCAGCTGTATCAGACTTTGACCAAGCTGCTCTTATGCTGCTTGACTCGGTAAAGTCACTCATAAAAGAAAAAAACACACAAGAACTCCTTACCCTGGTAAAAGAAAGAGAAAAACAAGCACCAACAGTCTTTGATGACGGGCTCTGCGTACCACACCTAAGACTGGATAATTTTGACGACCACATAATAGCAATATGCATACCCAAAGAACCATTTATCTATGCAGAAAAAACAGTAAAAATAATGGTAATGATAATCTCATCCAAGGCAAAACCCTCTTCATATCTCAACACCCTAAGCGGAATAGCAAAACTAATAAAAAATCAGCAAATAAGACAAAAACTGCTGGATACAAAAAATGCAGACCAGTTAATAAACATAATAAAAGAAAACGACATAGAAGTAGAAAAAGGCATCACAGTAGCAGACATAATGAGCGACAAAGTAATAGCCGTACAAGAGGAAACATCATTAAAAGAAGTAATAGATCTCTTTGTAAAAAACCATACAAGCTTTATACCTGTTACTGACAATCACAACACTCTCCTCGGAGAAATCAGGATGTTTGACATCCTACAAATAGGATTACCACAATACACAAGCATGATAGGAAACCTGAGATTTCTAAAATCATTTGAACCCTTTGAAGAACTATTAAAGAAAGAAGAACAGCTTAAGGCAAAAGACATAATGAAAAAACCTCACCCACTTGTAAATCCTGACACAAGCATAATAGAACTTGCCTTTGAAATATCAAGAGAACAGAGAAGACACGTGGCAGTAGTCACAAAAGACAATAAACTTGCCGGCGTAGTCAGCATAATGGACATTTTGGACAAAGTATTGAGGGTATAA
- a CDS encoding ArsB/NhaD family transporter, producing METTSIISPAHIYIAITIFSVLYILISLEKINKTILALIGASLFLLSGLISQDAAFLEHVDWNVILLLISMMVIVGITKESGLFQYVALKTAKITRGNPVYILILFALITAFFSALLDNVTTVLILTPITILIAVELGISPLPFVISDAIASNIGGTATLIGDPPNIMIGSKAGLSFMQFITNLGPVILVIITAYIAFAWLVFGRKMHVSNERRARIMEIDETKAITNKTLLIKSLIVISLVIIGFFIHGALGLEPATIAMAGAAILMLLTGEEEVDKFFHEVEWGTIFFFLGLFIMVGALVEVGAIKMLSQWVLKLTGGDIKLTSIVVLWFSGIFSAIVDNIPYVATMIPMIDGIGQTIGATAILPLWWSLALGACLGGNGTLVGASANVVSAGIATKSGYKISFIEFTKYGAGFTIISLAISMLYIMIRYVGF from the coding sequence ATGGAAACAACATCAATAATATCACCTGCACACATATACATTGCAATAACAATATTTAGCGTACTCTACATCCTTATATCTCTAGAAAAAATCAACAAAACAATTCTTGCGCTCATAGGTGCAAGCCTCTTCCTCTTATCAGGACTCATAAGCCAGGACGCAGCCTTTTTAGAACACGTAGACTGGAACGTAATTCTGCTTCTCATAAGCATGATGGTGATAGTAGGAATAACAAAAGAATCCGGACTCTTTCAATACGTTGCACTAAAAACAGCAAAAATAACACGCGGTAACCCCGTATACATCCTAATCCTATTTGCACTCATCACAGCCTTCTTCTCAGCCCTTCTGGACAACGTAACCACAGTACTGATACTAACCCCCATAACAATACTCATAGCAGTTGAGCTGGGCATATCCCCCCTACCCTTTGTAATAAGTGACGCCATAGCATCCAATATAGGCGGCACAGCCACACTAATAGGAGACCCTCCCAACATCATGATAGGAAGCAAAGCAGGCCTATCATTTATGCAATTTATCACCAACCTAGGCCCCGTTATCCTTGTAATCATTACAGCATACATAGCATTTGCATGGCTCGTATTTGGCAGAAAAATGCACGTAAGCAACGAGAGAAGAGCCCGCATAATGGAAATTGACGAGACAAAAGCAATAACAAACAAAACACTACTCATAAAATCCCTAATAGTCATAAGCCTAGTAATAATAGGATTCTTCATCCATGGCGCACTTGGACTAGAACCCGCAACAATAGCCATGGCAGGCGCTGCCATCCTTATGCTCCTGACAGGAGAAGAAGAAGTAGACAAATTCTTTCACGAAGTAGAATGGGGCACAATATTCTTCTTCCTAGGCCTCTTTATAATGGTAGGAGCACTAGTAGAAGTAGGCGCAATAAAAATGCTTTCCCAATGGGTCCTCAAACTCACAGGAGGCGACATAAAACTAACCTCCATAGTAGTTCTCTGGTTCTCGGGAATATTCTCTGCAATAGTAGACAACATCCCCTACGTAGCAACAATGATACCCATGATAGACGGCATAGGACAAACCATAGGAGCGACAGCAATCCTTCCACTCTGGTGGTCGTTGGCACTTGGTGCATGCCTGGGAGGAAACGGCACATTAGTAGGCGCATCAGCAAACGTAGTAAGCGCAGGCATCGCAACAAAATCCGGCTACAAAATAAGCTTTATAGAATTCACAAAATACGGAGCAGGATTCACAATCATATCCCTAGCAATATCAATGCTCTACATAATGATAAGATACGTAGGCTTCTAA
- a CDS encoding 3-deoxy-7-phosphoheptulonate synthase: protein MVTRMSQRAENIHISSIERIVSPEELKRELPLTNDALETVVAARNTIVDILAKRDSRPVGFIGPCSIHDVNAALDYAERFKRLRERVADKLFLVMRVYFEKPRTTLGWRGFIMDPRLDGSWDIETGLREARRLLIKINEMGVPAGSELLDATVPQYIADLISWAAIGARTTESQTHRDMASGLSMPVGFKNSTDGSIDTAVNALKACSSPHSFLGIDQDGRTAVVRTTGNGNAHIILRGGKHGPNYYEEFVESAEDKLRESGFEPAIVIDCSHANSGKKHVRQERVFRAFLEQRVSGRSSLIGFMLESNIYEGCQPIPDDLSKLRYGVSVTDECIGWDKTEELVMSAYELL, encoded by the coding sequence ATGGTTACCAGGATGTCGCAGAGAGCGGAGAATATTCATATATCTTCTATTGAGCGGATTGTTTCTCCCGAGGAGCTTAAGAGGGAGCTTCCTTTAACCAATGATGCTCTTGAGACTGTTGTTGCTGCAAGAAATACTATAGTTGATATTCTTGCCAAGAGGGATAGTCGTCCTGTTGGTTTTATTGGGCCTTGTTCTATCCATGATGTGAATGCAGCTTTGGATTATGCGGAGCGTTTTAAGAGGCTTAGGGAGAGGGTGGCTGATAAGCTTTTTCTTGTTATGAGGGTGTATTTTGAGAAGCCTAGGACTACTTTGGGATGGCGTGGGTTTATAATGGATCCGCGGCTTGATGGCTCATGGGATATTGAGACTGGTCTTAGAGAGGCAAGGCGTCTTCTTATTAAGATAAATGAGATGGGGGTTCCTGCTGGGTCGGAGCTTCTTGATGCTACTGTTCCTCAGTATATTGCAGATCTTATTTCTTGGGCTGCTATAGGTGCGCGTACTACTGAGTCTCAGACTCACAGGGATATGGCAAGTGGTCTTTCTATGCCTGTGGGGTTTAAGAATAGTACTGATGGCAGTATAGATACTGCTGTCAATGCCCTCAAGGCTTGTAGTTCTCCTCATAGTTTTTTGGGTATTGATCAGGATGGTCGTACTGCTGTTGTAAGGACTACGGGAAATGGTAATGCTCATATAATTTTGCGTGGTGGTAAGCATGGTCCCAATTATTATGAGGAGTTTGTGGAGTCTGCAGAGGATAAGCTTAGGGAGTCAGGGTTTGAGCCGGCTATTGTTATAGATTGTAGTCATGCTAACTCTGGTAAGAAGCATGTGAGGCAGGAGAGGGTTTTTAGGGCGTTTCTTGAGCAGCGTGTTTCTGGGAGGTCTTCTCTTATTGGTTTTATGCTTGAGAGTAATATCTATGAGGGGTGTCAGCCTATTCCTGATGATTTGTCCAAGCTGCGCTATGGTGTGTCTGTTACGGATGAGTGTATTGGTTGGGATAAGACAGAGGAGCTTGTGATGTCTGCTTATGAGCTTCTTTGA
- a CDS encoding ArsC/Spx/MgsR family protein, with the protein MMSIVIYGTNKCKVTQKAIRFFKERGINPQFFDLRERSLSGGEAKKIYSFLGDDVLDKDSSVYKKRFAYYDAETEELIVEYPELIKTPVVKCGQRYSCGFDESSWKVFCESVKV; encoded by the coding sequence ATGATGTCTATTGTTATATATGGTACAAATAAGTGTAAGGTTACTCAGAAGGCTATAAGGTTTTTTAAGGAACGAGGGATTAATCCTCAGTTTTTTGATCTTAGGGAGAGGTCTTTGTCAGGGGGGGAGGCTAAGAAGATATATTCTTTTCTGGGTGATGATGTTTTGGATAAGGATAGTTCTGTCTATAAGAAGAGGTTTGCTTATTATGATGCTGAGACAGAGGAACTCATTGTTGAGTATCCTGAGCTTATTAAAACTCCTGTTGTAAAGTGCGGGCAGCGATATTCTTGTGGTTTTGACGAGAGTTCTTGGAAGGTTTTTTGCGAGTCTGTTAAAGTATAG
- the cas2 gene encoding CRISPR-associated endonuclease Cas2, with protein sequence MYIILVYDIYTETKQGRSRLPKIMKKCREYLHHTQKSVFEGEISEAKLLALKKDVENIINKKEDYVVIYIIENINNIYRENIGIDFDPTDNIL encoded by the coding sequence ATGTATATTATCCTTGTGTATGATATATATACAGAAACAAAACAGGGAAGAAGCAGGTTGCCCAAGATAATGAAAAAATGTAGAGAATATCTTCATCATACCCAAAAATCAGTTTTTGAAGGAGAAATTTCAGAGGCAAAATTATTAGCTCTAAAAAAGGATGTAGAGAATATAATAAATAAAAAAGAGGATTATGTAGTTATCTATATAATAGAAAATATAAATAATATTTATAGAGAGAATATAGGGATAGACTTTGATCCTACAGATAATATTTTATAG
- the cas1b gene encoding type I-B CRISPR-associated endonuclease Cas1b codes for MKDYYIFKSGRISRKDNSIVMETEDTKIPIPVNDIDNLYLFGEIDLNTRVINFFAKNGILVHFFNYYGWWTGSFYPRENLVSGEIIVRQVEHYLDIKKRLEIAKEFVYSAIDGFIKNIKKYPNIDDSNIATMNNFSALALEQDTIASLMGIEGNARELYYALFPQIIKQEIEFTKRVKHPPDNMLNAIISFVNSLIYTAVIKEIYRTQLNPTISYLHEPSYRRFSLALDVAEIFKPIYGDRLIFDLLNNRELTDKHFDKELNYCYLKENGRKIVVKSFDEKMNNTIMHKKLKRKVSYSRIIRLELYKIIKHLLKEEPYRAFKIWW; via the coding sequence GTGAAAGATTATTATATCTTTAAAAGTGGCAGAATAAGCAGAAAAGATAACTCTATTGTTATGGAGACAGAAGACACAAAAATTCCCATACCTGTCAATGATATCGATAATTTATATCTTTTTGGAGAGATTGATCTTAATACCAGGGTCATAAACTTTTTTGCAAAGAACGGAATACTTGTGCATTTTTTTAATTATTATGGTTGGTGGACGGGAAGTTTTTATCCAAGAGAAAATCTTGTATCGGGAGAGATTATTGTAAGGCAGGTAGAACATTATTTGGACATAAAAAAGAGATTAGAAATTGCAAAAGAATTTGTATATTCTGCAATTGATGGATTTATAAAAAATATAAAAAAATATCCCAATATTGATGATAGTAATATAGCGACTATGAATAATTTTTCTGCTCTGGCATTAGAACAGGATACAATTGCTTCTCTTATGGGGATAGAAGGAAACGCAAGGGAGTTGTATTATGCTCTTTTCCCACAGATCATAAAACAAGAAATAGAATTTACAAAACGAGTAAAACATCCTCCCGATAATATGTTAAACGCCATAATATCATTTGTTAACAGCCTTATATATACTGCTGTGATAAAGGAAATATACAGAACCCAATTGAATCCTACAATAAGTTATCTGCATGAGCCATCGTATAGAAGATTTTCTCTTGCTCTTGATGTTGCAGAAATTTTTAAACCTATATATGGAGACAGACTGATATTTGACTTGTTAAACAATAGAGAGTTGACCGATAAACATTTTGATAAAGAGCTCAACTATTGTTATTTAAAAGAGAACGGCAGAAAAATAGTTGTAAAATCTTTTGATGAGAAAATGAATAATACAATAATGCATAAAAAGCTAAAAAGAAAGGTCAGCTATAGCAGAATAATAAGATTGGAATTATATAAAATAATAAAACATCTTTTAAAAGAAGAGCCATATAGAGCCTTTAAAATATGGTGGTAA
- the cas4 gene encoding CRISPR-associated protein Cas4: MQNPIITGTQVAYYIVCQRKLWLFSKNISMEHTSELVEIGKLIHENSYQRKRKEINLEGIKIDLLEAKRGLIHEVKKSKSLEESHLWQIKYYIYYFKNIGIQIEGIIDYPKLRKRERVSLSLEDTCFIEKTLMDIDRIIRKPEAPTIINKPYCKKCSYYEFCYC; this comes from the coding sequence ATGCAAAACCCAATCATCACAGGCACACAGGTTGCCTATTATATTGTCTGCCAAAGAAAACTCTGGCTTTTTAGCAAAAACATATCTATGGAACATACAAGCGAGCTTGTGGAAATTGGGAAGTTAATCCATGAGAATTCTTATCAAAGAAAAAGAAAGGAGATAAATCTAGAGGGAATAAAAATAGACCTGCTTGAAGCAAAAAGAGGTTTAATTCACGAGGTAAAAAAATCAAAGTCTTTAGAAGAATCTCATCTCTGGCAGATAAAGTATTATATTTACTATTTTAAAAACATTGGCATTCAAATAGAAGGGATAATTGATTATCCAAAATTAAGAAAGAGGGAAAGAGTAAGCCTTTCATTAGAAGATACCTGCTTTATAGAAAAAACATTGATGGATATTGATAGAATAATCAGAAAACCTGAAGCTCCAACTATAATAAATAAACCCTATTGCAAAAAATGCAGTTATTATGAGTTTTGCTACTGTTGA
- the cas3 gene encoding CRISPR-associated helicase Cas3' has translation MPTFFAKSTGETIDEHTKKLLIAFDILSNYAKLTDEDKFIIIKLISYHDLGKKNPEFQNRMRKKLGLNERFDWNRGNVPHEWLSPAFITQQEEKEIKNKLQLMGLDIDRFFNYFIFCILSHHNRENQIPDNGLICSVVDWMNSNFQLCLEYYYDVFRLLSTYNTSENRNIWNLFFPYRVKWLGSLIKSDYSASAGIDPETPYSGSYHAQFNNFLRKKGFNLRDFQKEAKKSSEKSIILVASTGMGKTEAAINWINGQKAFYLLGIRTAVNAMYNRFKNIFGDNVTLLHGESSYFFAQEENNEYDYDIRIEKARKLSYPLTIATADQIITSVFKYPGFELTYLTCTYSKVVMDEIQSFSPASIAAIVVFLKEIHNLGGKFMLMTATLPPFLMEELKDIGNIEIFKPQLLKINRHRIKIVEEDICMEGTLELIKNFKDKKILVICNTVSKAQKVFKMLKETGGYDASLIHARFINKDRKKKEYEIIKANSPCIWISTQVVEASLDIDFDILLTENASIESLFQRFGRCYRKREYQEELPNVYIFSSTPSMIYDEYLFNKTWDILKEDYNEKVITENDKQEIINKIFYDIKNTNYWKNYKKQKDLLEIGYRSLSRIQAESDFRDITNNYLIIPNPVYENNKEIIDCLLQFIDDRSKNRMERIKKQAEFMNYTMPMQIFNKQVKNLEDINKSIFCRKHNIKIMKNVEYTYELGLVIEQLQAEENDNII, from the coding sequence ATGCCAACTTTTTTTGCAAAATCTACTGGTGAAACAATCGATGAACATACAAAAAAACTGTTAATTGCCTTTGATATTCTGTCTAACTATGCAAAACTGACCGATGAGGATAAGTTTATTATTATAAAGCTTATTAGTTATCATGACTTGGGCAAAAAAAATCCGGAATTCCAAAACAGGATGAGAAAAAAGCTTGGATTAAATGAGAGGTTTGACTGGAACAGAGGAAACGTTCCACATGAATGGTTATCCCCTGCATTTATTACTCAGCAGGAAGAAAAAGAAATTAAAAACAAGCTTCAATTAATGGGCTTAGATATAGATAGATTTTTTAATTATTTTATTTTTTGCATATTATCACATCACAACCGAGAAAATCAGATACCTGATAACGGGTTGATATGTAGTGTGGTTGACTGGATGAATAGTAACTTTCAATTGTGCTTGGAATATTACTATGATGTATTTAGACTCCTGAGCACATATAATACATCTGAGAACAGAAATATATGGAATTTGTTTTTCCCTTATAGGGTAAAATGGTTAGGCTCACTGATAAAATCAGATTATTCGGCTTCTGCCGGTATAGATCCGGAAACCCCTTATAGTGGTAGCTATCATGCTCAATTTAATAATTTTCTTAGAAAGAAGGGCTTTAATTTAAGAGATTTTCAAAAGGAAGCAAAAAAATCATCTGAAAAAAGTATAATTTTAGTTGCTTCAACAGGAATGGGCAAAACAGAAGCGGCAATAAATTGGATAAATGGCCAAAAAGCTTTTTATCTTTTGGGAATAAGAACAGCTGTCAATGCAATGTATAACAGATTTAAAAATATATTTGGTGATAATGTTACATTATTACATGGAGAGTCTTCATACTTTTTTGCTCAAGAAGAAAATAATGAATATGACTATGATATAAGGATTGAAAAAGCAAGAAAGCTTTCTTATCCCTTGACAATTGCAACAGCTGATCAAATTATCACAAGTGTTTTTAAATATCCTGGGTTTGAGTTGACTTATTTAACCTGTACATATTCTAAAGTTGTTATGGATGAGATTCAGAGTTTTTCTCCTGCTTCAATTGCAGCAATCGTAGTTTTTTTAAAGGAGATTCATAATTTAGGCGGAAAATTTATGTTAATGACAGCAACCTTACCACCATTTCTTATGGAAGAGCTTAAAGATATAGGTAATATTGAAATATTTAAACCTCAATTGCTCAAAATTAACAGACATAGAATTAAGATAGTGGAAGAAGATATATGCATGGAGGGAACTTTAGAATTAATTAAAAATTTCAAGGACAAAAAAATATTAGTTATATGTAACACAGTTTCAAAAGCTCAAAAAGTTTTTAAAATGCTTAAGGAGACAGGAGGATATGATGCTTCCTTAATACATGCCCGGTTTATAAACAAAGATAGGAAGAAGAAAGAATATGAGATTATAAAGGCAAATTCTCCGTGTATTTGGATTTCTACTCAGGTAGTTGAGGCTTCACTTGATATTGACTTTGATATCCTATTAACGGAGAACGCTTCAATAGAAAGTCTTTTTCAGAGATTTGGTAGGTGTTATAGAAAAAGAGAATATCAAGAAGAATTGCCAAATGTTTATATTTTCTCTTCAACTCCTAGTATGATTTATGATGAATATCTTTTTAATAAAACATGGGATATATTAAAGGAAGATTATAATGAAAAAGTAATAACAGAAAATGACAAACAAGAAATAATAAATAAAATTTTTTATGATATAAAAAACACAAATTATTGGAAGAACTACAAAAAGCAAAAAGATTTGCTTGAAATAGGATATAGAAGTTTATCAAGAATCCAAGCTGAGAGTGATTTTAGAGATATTACTAATAATTATTTGATTATTCCTAATCCAGTCTATGAGAATAATAAAGAAATAATTGATTGTTTACTACAGTTTATTGATGATAGATCAAAGAATAGAATGGAAAGAATAAAAAAACAAGCCGAGTTTATGAACTACACTATGCCTATGCAGATATTTAACAAACAAGTAAAAAATCTTGAAGACATCAACAAGTCTATATTTTGCAGAAAACATAATATTAAAATTATGAAGAATGTAGAATATACCTATGAATTAGGTTTAGTTATTGAGCAATTACAAGCAGAAGAAAATGACAATATTATTTAG
- the cas5 gene encoding CRISPR-associated protein Cas5, with translation MKALMLKLYQTLCNYRKEGSFGYVQTYPLPTPSMIRGMVHEIMEFTEYKPLKISIQGKSDAVITNIQKVFKFDRDSNSRPDNPYKITVGKATKTATHGILFIDLHVNMQLIIHISFREDNEKMLNELYKKIQEKIVVLGRNEDFALVEDLKIVGLNNYSGRSANTQFPMYVMENSLIEKCGTRYRLPFYYDTVESFEENRVFHFVEPYYVGKDVPLKKDSILQDEENNIVCLLEVD, from the coding sequence ATGAAAGCTTTAATGCTAAAATTATATCAAACCCTATGTAATTACAGAAAAGAGGGAAGTTTTGGTTATGTGCAGACATATCCATTGCCTACTCCTTCTATGATAAGAGGTATGGTTCATGAGATTATGGAATTTACAGAATATAAGCCTTTAAAAATATCTATACAAGGAAAAAGTGATGCGGTAATTACTAATATTCAAAAAGTGTTTAAATTTGATAGGGATTCTAATAGTAGGCCAGATAATCCTTATAAAATTACTGTAGGAAAAGCTACCAAGACAGCAACTCATGGGATTTTGTTTATTGATCTTCATGTAAATATGCAATTAATTATACATATTTCTTTTAGAGAAGATAATGAAAAAATGTTAAATGAATTATATAAAAAAATCCAGGAAAAAATTGTAGTTTTAGGGAGAAATGAAGATTTTGCATTAGTTGAAGATTTAAAAATTGTAGGATTGAATAATTATTCCGGTAGATCTGCTAATACGCAATTTCCCATGTATGTTATGGAAAATTCACTTATAGAAAAGTGTGGAACCAGATACAGACTCCCATTTTACTATGACACAGTAGAATCCTTTGAAGAAAATAGAGTTTTTCATTTTGTTGAACCCTATTATGTGGGCAAAGATGTTCCTCTTAAAAAAGATAGTATATTACAAGATGAAGAGAATAATATTGTTTGTTTATTGGAGGTTGATTAA
- the cas7i gene encoding type I-B CRISPR-associated protein Cas7/Cst2/DevR — protein sequence MANYLTLTVIFNGSNLNYGESTANITSLKKLSFKGKSYSYISRQALRYDIVRIMNEEFGIALTPVGSDGKVVQFEANTTIEKYPEIDLFGYMKTSGEGSRGRIRKAIVRLSDAISLEPWNSDIDYGNNMGLSARREGLDNMIFQTEIHKSFYTYTITIDLDKVGIDTNDDITLNSNERKKRVCLLLDAIKVLYRDIKGRREELSPVFVIGGVYNTGNPFFYNKVSLEFGTNSTKIKTEPINEILERNYNDQEVKENTYIGHLNGTFDNLEDINLEKNKITSIESFFNALKNALDEVYK from the coding sequence ATGGCTAATTATTTGACATTAACAGTAATTTTTAATGGATCAAATCTTAACTATGGTGAAAGCACAGCAAATATTACTTCACTTAAAAAATTATCATTTAAAGGAAAAAGTTATTCATACATTTCAAGACAAGCTTTAAGATATGATATTGTAAGAATAATGAACGAAGAATTTGGAATTGCTCTAACACCTGTTGGAAGCGACGGAAAAGTTGTTCAGTTTGAAGCAAATACTACCATCGAAAAATATCCGGAGATTGATTTATTTGGATATATGAAAACTTCAGGAGAAGGTTCAAGAGGAAGGATAAGAAAAGCTATAGTGCGTTTGAGTGATGCAATTAGCCTGGAGCCATGGAATAGTGATATTGATTATGGTAACAATATGGGCTTATCAGCAAGAAGAGAAGGCTTAGATAATATGATATTTCAAACAGAAATACATAAATCCTTTTATACTTATACCATTACCATTGACCTTGATAAAGTTGGAATAGACACCAATGATGATATAACCTTAAATAGCAATGAAAGAAAAAAGCGAGTTTGTTTATTATTAGATGCCATTAAAGTTTTATATAGAGATATTAAGGGAAGAAGAGAGGAATTGTCTCCTGTATTTGTGATTGGTGGAGTTTATAACACCGGTAATCCGTTCTTCTACAATAAGGTTTCATTAGAATTTGGCACGAATTCAACAAAAATTAAAACAGAACCCATAAATGAAATTCTCGAAAGGAATTACAATGACCAAGAGGTTAAAGAAAACACCTATATTGGACATTTAAATGGAACTTTTGATAATCTGGAAGATATTAATCTGGAAAAAAACAAAATTACATCAATAGAGAGTTTTTTTAACGCACTAAAAAATGCATTGGATGAAGTTTACAAATAG